A region from the Andrena cerasifolii isolate SP2316 chromosome 9, iyAndCera1_principal, whole genome shotgun sequence genome encodes:
- the LOC143373177 gene encoding troponin I-like isoform X1, with the protein MADDERKRLEDEKKRKQAETDRKRAEVRARLEEASKAKKAKKGFMTPDRKKKLRLLLRKKAAEELKKEQERKAAERRRIIEERCGKPKNVDDASEETVKRVLREYHNRITALEDQKFDFEYVVKKKDFEISDLNSQVNDLRGKFMKPTLKKVSKYENKFAKLQKKAAEFNFRNQLKQVKKKEFTLEEEDKENASKDKKKPDWSKKGEEKKVKEEEVEA; encoded by the exons ATGGCGGACGATGAG AGGAAACGTCTCGAGGAT gaaaagaagaggaaacAGGCGGAGACCGACAGAAAGAGGGCGGAGGTCCGCGCCCGCCTCGAAGAGGCTTCCAAAGCCAAGAAGGCGAAGAAGGGTTTCATGACCCCTGACAGGAAGAAGAAGCTTAGG TTGTTGCTGCGTAAGAAAGCCGCCGAGGAATTGAAGAAGGAACAGGAGAGAAAGGCCGCGGAAAGGAGGCGCATCATCGAGGAGCGCTGCGGAAAGCCGAAGAACGTCGACGACGCGAGCGAAG AGACCGTGAAGCGCGTGCTGCGCGAGTACCACAATAGGATCACGGCATTGGAGGATCAGAAATTCGACTTCGAATATGTCGTTAAGAAGAAGGACTTCGAG ATCTCGGACTTGAACAGCCAAGTGAACGACCTCCGAGGTAAATT CATGAAACCGACGCTGAAGAAGGTCTCCAAGTACGAGAACAAGTTCGCCAAGCTCCAGAAGAAGGCAGCCGAGTTCAACTTCCGCAACCAGCTTAAGCAGGTGAAGAAGAAGGAGTTCACCCTCGAGGAGGAGGACAAGGAG AATGCGTCAAAAGATAAG AAGAAACCGGACTGGTCGAAGAAGGGCGAGGAAAAGAAGGTAAAGGAAGAAGAGGTGGAGGCATGA
- the LOC143373177 gene encoding troponin I-like isoform X3, translating into MADDERKRLEDEKKRKQAETDRKRAEVRARLEEASKAKKAKKGFMTPDRKKKLRLLLRKKAAEELKKEQERKAAERRRIIEERCGKPKNVDDASEAELQTICSAYWNRLNLLEGDKIDLERQIRLKEFEISDLNSQVNDLRGKFMKPTLKKVSKYENKFAKLQKKAAEFNFRNQLKQVKKKEFTLEEEDKENASKDKKKPDWSKKGEEKKVKEEEVEA; encoded by the exons ATGGCGGACGATGAG AGGAAACGTCTCGAGGAT gaaaagaagaggaaacAGGCGGAGACCGACAGAAAGAGGGCGGAGGTCCGCGCCCGCCTCGAAGAGGCTTCCAAAGCCAAGAAGGCGAAGAAGGGTTTCATGACCCCTGACAGGAAGAAGAAGCTTAGG TTGTTGCTGCGTAAGAAAGCCGCCGAGGAATTGAAGAAGGAACAGGAGAGAAAGGCCGCGGAAAGGAGGCGCATCATCGAGGAGCGCTGCGGAAAGCCGAAGAACGTCGACGACGCGAGCGAAG CCGAGCTCCAGACGATCTGCTCGGCATATTGGAACAGGCTAAACTTGCTCGAGGGCGATAAAATTGACCTCGAGAGACAAATTAGGTTGAAAGAATTCGAG ATCTCGGACTTGAACAGCCAAGTGAACGACCTCCGAGGTAAATT CATGAAACCGACGCTGAAGAAGGTCTCCAAGTACGAGAACAAGTTCGCCAAGCTCCAGAAGAAGGCAGCCGAGTTCAACTTCCGCAACCAGCTTAAGCAGGTGAAGAAGAAGGAGTTCACCCTCGAGGAGGAGGACAAGGAG AATGCGTCAAAAGATAAG AAGAAACCGGACTGGTCGAAGAAGGGCGAGGAAAAGAAGGTAAAGGAAGAAGAGGTGGAGGCATGA
- the LOC143373177 gene encoding troponin I-like isoform X5 produces MADDERKRLEDEKKRKQAETDRKRAEVRARLEEASKAKKAKKGFMTPDRKKKLRLLLRKKAAEELKKEQERKAAERRRIIEERCGKPKNVDDASEETVKRVLREYHNRITALEDQKFDFEYVVKKKDFEISDLNSQVNDLRGKFMKPTLKKVSKYENKFAKLQKKAAEFNFRNQLKQVKKKEFTLEEEDKEKKPDWSKKGEEKKVKEEEVEA; encoded by the exons ATGGCGGACGATGAG AGGAAACGTCTCGAGGAT gaaaagaagaggaaacAGGCGGAGACCGACAGAAAGAGGGCGGAGGTCCGCGCCCGCCTCGAAGAGGCTTCCAAAGCCAAGAAGGCGAAGAAGGGTTTCATGACCCCTGACAGGAAGAAGAAGCTTAGG TTGTTGCTGCGTAAGAAAGCCGCCGAGGAATTGAAGAAGGAACAGGAGAGAAAGGCCGCGGAAAGGAGGCGCATCATCGAGGAGCGCTGCGGAAAGCCGAAGAACGTCGACGACGCGAGCGAAG AGACCGTGAAGCGCGTGCTGCGCGAGTACCACAATAGGATCACGGCATTGGAGGATCAGAAATTCGACTTCGAATATGTCGTTAAGAAGAAGGACTTCGAG ATCTCGGACTTGAACAGCCAAGTGAACGACCTCCGAGGTAAATT CATGAAACCGACGCTGAAGAAGGTCTCCAAGTACGAGAACAAGTTCGCCAAGCTCCAGAAGAAGGCAGCCGAGTTCAACTTCCGCAACCAGCTTAAGCAGGTGAAGAAGAAGGAGTTCACCCTCGAGGAGGAGGACAAGGAG AAGAAACCGGACTGGTCGAAGAAGGGCGAGGAAAAGAAGGTAAAGGAAGAAGAGGTGGAGGCATGA